One Bos javanicus breed banteng chromosome 9, ARS-OSU_banteng_1.0, whole genome shotgun sequence DNA window includes the following coding sequences:
- the LOC133253654 gene encoding ras-related protein Rab-18-like, which produces MYEDVLTTLRILIIGESGVGKSSLLLRFTDDTFDPELAATIGVDFKVKTISVDGNKAKLAIWDTAGQERFRTLTPSYYRGAQGVILVYDVTRRDTFVKLDNWLNELETYCTRNDIVNMLVGNKIDKENREVDRNEGLKFAGKHSMLFIEESAKTCDGVQCAFEELVEKIIQTPGLWESENQNKGVKLTHREEGQGGGACGGYCSVL; this is translated from the coding sequence ATGTACGAGGACGTGCTGACCACCCTGAGGATCCTCATCATCGGCGAGAGCGGTGTGGGCAAGTCCAGCCTGCTCTTGAGGTTCACAGATGATACTTTTGATCCAGAACTTGCAGCAACAATAGGTGTTGATTTTAAGGTGAAAACAATTTCAGTGGATGGAAATAAGGCAAAACTTGCAATATGGGATACTGCTGGTCAGGAAAGGTTCAGAACATTAACTCCCAGCTACTATAGAGGTGCACAGGGTGTTATATTAGTTTATGATGTCACAAGAAGAGACACCTTTGTTAAACTGGATAATTGGTTAAATGAGTTGGAAACATACTGCACGAGAAATGACATAGTAAACATGCTAGTTGGAAACAAAATTGATAAGGAAAATCGTGAAGTTGATAGAAATGAAGGCCTGAAATTTGCAGGAAAGCATTCCATGTTATTTATAGAGGAAAGTGCAAAAACCTGTGATGGTGTACAGTGTGCTTTTGAGGAACTTGTTGAAAAGATCATTCAGACCCCTGGACTGTGGGAAAGTGAGAACCAGAATAAAGGAGTCAAGCTGACACACAGGGAAGAAGGCCAAGGAGGCGGAGCATGTGGTGGTTACTGTTCTGTGTTATAA